A single Ptiloglossa arizonensis isolate GNS036 chromosome 2, iyPtiAriz1_principal, whole genome shotgun sequence DNA region contains:
- the Aop gene encoding ETS variant transcription factor anterior open, with protein MKLLPTIQLPQLPPVSAGGGMTGMDSRLPPGISLPFSPTELLWRYGPTMNFPPTHPPPTPFLDFKTHLPASLASDPRLWSREDVATFLRWAEREFDLPQFDMDMFQMNGKALCLLTKADLGERCPGAGDVLHNVLSMLARDFNQLQRCLPSSPVTPTRPSAYPLSPHSHPPTPTWTDNPYTANLASLMSANSVTLSPAPSVDSQAGSPGHTEGIQSQVYKSDSDEDNQQAATGSPPATPTALAAQRLSEVCVKDQPSPTLTQPMMPLTPGAFRTNPANAAREFFPNDSPEPNTNGRLLWDFLQQLLNDPSQRYTHYIAWKSRETGVFKIVDPPGLARLWGIQKNHLSMNYDKMSRALRYYYRVNILRKVQGERHCYQFLRNPTELKNIKNISLLRQQMRIKSEPEEEGGSGAEPEIDMPTDLSMSSMSQLSSEQQQQQQPLPLHDPPTKYRSHAYNLVKTNQESEERK; from the exons ATGAAATTGTTGCCGACAATTCAACTACCGCAATTACCGCCGGTTTCGGCCGGAGGTGGAATGACGGGGATGGACTCTCGGCTACCACCAGGTATATCTTTGCCTTTCAGCCCTACGGAGCTGCTCTGGCGATACGGTCCAACCATGAATTTTCCACCCACGCATCCACCACCTACCCCCTTTCTCGATTTCAAGACACATCTACCAGCGAGTCTAG CGTCTGATCCGCGATTATGGTCTCGCGAGGATGTGGCGACGTTTCTCCGATGGGCCGAACGAGAATTCGACTTACCCCAATTCGACATGGACATGTTCCAAATGAACGGAAAGGCTCTTTGCCTGTTGACAAAAGCTGACTTGGGGGAAAGATGCCCAGGTGCGGGCGATGTGTTGCACAATGTGCTTTCGATGCTGGCCAGGGACTTTAATCAGCTTCAGAGGTGTCTCCCCAGTAGTCCAGTGACACCCACCAGGCCCTCCGCGTACCCCCTCAGTCCTCATTCGCATCCACCGACTCCGACTTGGACGGACAACCCATACACCGCGAACTTGGCCTCGTTAATGTCCGCGAATTCGGTGACATTATCTCCCGCACCGTCGGTGGATAGTCAAGCGGGTTCTCCAGGACATACGGAAGGGATTCAAAGTCAGGTGTACAAGAGCGATTCGGACGAGGATAATCAACAAGCGGCTACCGGAAGCCCACCAGCCACGCCAACCGCTTTAGCAGCGCAAAGGCTAAGCGAAGTTTGCGTAAAGGATCAACCAAGTCCTACACTAACACAGCCAATGATGCCTCTGACGCCCGGTGCCTTCAGGACGAATCCTGCCAATGCTGCGAGGGAGTTTTTCCCCAACGATTCGCCCGAACCCAACACAA ATGGTAGACTTTTGTGGGATTTTCTTCAACAACTTTTAAACGACCCTTCGCAACGATATACACATTACATCGCGTGGAAAAGCCGGGAAACAGGTGTGTTCAAAATTGTTGATCCTCCCGGACTAGCGAGGCTCTGGGGCATCCAGAAGAATCATCTTTCCATGAATTACGATAAAATGAGTAGAGCTCTTCGGTACTACTACCGTGTGAATATACTACGAAAGGTCCAAGGAGAGCGGCACTGTTACCA GTTTCTGCGAAACCCGACAGAGCTAAAGAACATAAAGAACATATCTCTGCTGCGTCAGCAAATGCGGATAAAGTCAGAgccggaagaagaaggaggaagtgGCGCCGAGCCGGAAATCGATATGCCGACAGACCTCTCGATGTCCAGCATGAGTCAGCTATCCAgcgagcaacagcaacagcagcaacctcTACCTCTTCATGATCCGCCTACAAAATATAGAAGTCATGCGTACAATCTCGTTAAAACCAACCAAGAGTCGGAAGAGAGGAAGTGA